A single Calypte anna isolate BGI_N300 chromosome 5A, bCalAnn1_v1.p, whole genome shotgun sequence DNA region contains:
- the CD82 gene encoding CD82 antigen, which yields MGSGCLKVTKYFLFLFNLLFLILGAVILGFGIWILADKSSFIAVLQMSSPSLKTGAYVLIGVGALTMLMGFLGCLGAVNEIRCLLGLYFTCLMVILITQVAAGLVIYFQKERLKEELSRIVGNLIENYDPLNDDERNLQDAWDYVQTQIACCGWTGAKDWENNEILINQSMTAYPCSCSNSSKDLQVDSGFCNLDVLVNTTATSADWPVHEQGCMDGVEKWLKDNLGVILGVCTGVGVIELLGMILSISLCKNIHSEDYTKVPKS from the exons ATCCTGGGTGCTGTGATCCTGGGTTTTGGGATCTGGATCCTGGCTGACAAAAGCAGTTTCATTGCTGTTCTAC AGATGTcatctccttctctgaagactgGTGCCTATGTCCTCATTGGTGTTGGGGCTCTCACCATGCTGATGGGCTTCCTGGGCTGTCTTGGAGCAGTCAATGAAATCCGCTGTCTCTTGGGTCTG TATTTCACCTGCCTGATGGTAATCCTCATAACTCAGGTTGCTGCTGGACTGGTCATCTACTTCCAGAAAGAAAGG CTGAAAGAAGAGCTGTCCCGCATAGTTGGAAATCTGATTGAAAATTATGACCCTTTGAATGATGATGAGAGGAACCTGCAAGATGCATGGGACTACGTGCAGACACAG ATTGCTTGCTGTGGCTGGACTGGAGCAAAGGACTGGGAAAATAATGAGATTCTTATCAACCAAAGCATGACTGCCTATCCATGCTCCTGCTCCAATAGCTCCAAGGACTTGCAGGTGGATAGTGGTTTCTGTAATCTGGATGTCCTTGTCAACACCACTGCAACCTCTGCTGACTGGCCTGTCCATGAGCAG GGATGCATGGATGGTGTGGAGAAGTGGTTAAAGGATAACCTGGGTGTCATTCTTGGGGTCTGCACTGGTGTTGGTGTTATAGAG ctgctggggatgATCCTGTCCATTTCTCTCTGCAAGAACATACACAGTGAAGACTACACCAAAGTGCCCAAGTCTTGA